The following proteins are co-located in the Acropora palmata chromosome 11, jaAcrPala1.3, whole genome shotgun sequence genome:
- the LOC141897808 gene encoding uncharacterized protein LOC141897808, translating into MKFCVYYSCERGNENGRIELTFSEFDDSKCIRDIKKGIQDAIQAPICDQKLFYQGKLLTDDNLQLSRLYFREGDSFHVHFLAVADIKGISVLLDDLKAAADEIVNDLSGKLLDEYPSKLLLLSHRLSPAVRGLAVFFVPWKNQTSVAQRHYFVQEGGFDAFLEIFKFSRNLYTLNQRKDEHSPLKENREEMQKSTFNYCQLFLQSCCLSFLWNFAETPEDRKFALSKGVLPLTIEALLLNPQWLMESDRSIDNERESFLVVSVNEAAIGCCGGLVESDSSTQEEVSRMSPLIDKILFMIDRRQSGLQDYSLFSSQVASNTLFYCTFNVRSAQLLMDMGVLTKMLDITRHFLLDQNGDAPLRYYCCLFLARMCSAPLIRLDKDTCHKIDELINMFLEKHLPREISAWEEETSYVWVTMVPLFHLAFAAGIESHLDSKVNESQQLASKHVESTGQHEPMLALGMYGQATQLALGPPQSQVWECSEASNSLAQQEPSQGRWECKSQQTFEVLNSSPRKRQSCVAWQGTNFRRPGSKSTQKLGIFALVHMLSIKENQEMALLENLVDYLVCLSWQLNSHNAEYIRLSLSNFKTVSPPSLKVITKSVLARLSGLDMVYHY; encoded by the exons ATGAAATTCTGCGTTTATTACAGCTGTGAACGCGGAAACGAAAATGGCCGAATCGAACTAACTTTCTCAGAATTTGATGACTCGAAATGCATACGGGATATAAAGAAAGGGATACAAGATGCTATCCAAGCACCTATTTGCGACCAGAAGTTGTTTTATCAAGGAAAACTGCTTACAGACGACAACCTGCAACTTAGCAGGTTGTACTTCCGGGAAGGAGACAGTTTTCACGTCCATTTTCTCGCTGTGGCAGACATAAAAGGAATTTCTGTGCTGCTGGATGACTTGAAAGCGGCTGCCGACGAAATTGTGAACGATCTGTCTGGAAAACTGCTGGATGAGTATCCATCCAAGCTATTGCTGCTTAGTCACCGCTTATCTCCCGCCGTTCGTGGTCTTGCTGTGTTTTTCGTCCCGTGGAAGAATCAGACATCGGTTGCTCAGAGGCATTACTTTGTACAAGAAGGAGGCTTTGATGCATTTTTGGAGATATTCAAATTTTCGCGCAATCTGTATACGCTTAACCAAAGAAAAGATGAACATTCCCCTCT GAAGGAAAACAGGGAAGAAATGCAGAAAAGTACATTCAACTATTGCCAACTTTTCCTTCAGTCCTGTTGTCTAAGCTTCTTGTGGAATTTTGCCGAAACTCCAGAGGATCGAAAGTTTGCATTGTCAAAAGGTGTGCTTCCTTTGACCATAGAAGCTCTCTTGCTCAATCCACAATGGTTGATGGAGTCTGACAGAAGCATTGATAATGAAAGAGAATCATTCTTGGTTGTAAGTGTAAATGAGGCAGCAATTGGATGCTGTGGAGG ATTGGTGGAGAGTGACTCATCCACCCAGGAGGAGGTGTCCAGAATGTCTCCTTTGATTGACAAGATACTGTTCATGATAGACAGGCGTCAATCAGGCCTACAAGATTACTCGCTGTTCTCCAGCCAGGTTGCTTCCAATACTCTTTTCTACTGTACATTCAATGTCAGATCAGCTCAGTTACTGATGGATATGGGTGTGTTAACTAAAATGTTAGACATCACCAGACACTTTCTGCTTGACCAAAATGGAGATGCACCACTAAG GTACTACTGCTGTTTATTTTTGGCAAGAATGTGCTCAGCTCCATTGATCAGGTTGGATAAAGACACTTGCCATAAAATTGATGAACTGATTAATATGTTCCTGGAGAAACATTTACCCAGGGAAATATCAGCTTGGGAAGAGGAAACTTCTTATGTTTGGGTGACAATGGTTCCACTTTTCCATCTTGCTTTTGCTGCCGGGATAGAAAGCCATTTGGATAGCAAAGTAAATGAAAGTCAACAATTGGCTTCGAAACACGTTGAAAGCACAGGGCAGCATGAACCTATGTTGGCCCTTGGAATGTATGGACAGGCAACCCAGCTAGCACTAGGTCCACCGCAAAGCCAAGTCTGGGAATGTTCAGAGGCCTCAAATAGTTTGGCCCAACAGGAACCAAGTCAAGGTAGGTGGGAATGTAAATCCCAACAGACCTTTGAAGTGTTGAACTCTTCACCTCGCAAAAGGCAAAGTTGTGTGGCTTGGCAAGGAACAAATTTCAGGAGGCCAGGTTCAAAATCGACTCAAAAACTTGGAATCTTTGCACTGGTGCACATGCTTTCCATCAAAGAAAACCAGGAGATGGCATTGTTAGAGAATCTTGTAGATTATTTGGTTTGTTTATCGTGGCAGCTCAACAGCCACAATGCAGAGTACATACGTTTGAGcttgtcaaatttcaaaactgtTTCACCGCCCTCTCTTAAGGTCATAACCAAGTCAGTGCTTGCCCGCCTCAGTGGCCTAGACATGGTGTATCactattaa